In the Malassezia vespertilionis chromosome 1, complete sequence genome, one interval contains:
- the GPA2 gene encoding Guanine nucleotide-binding protein alpha-2 subunit (EggNog:ENOG503NVBY; COG:D; COG:T), giving the protein MGACLSSAGAPEQRDRTHSARIDKHLEDNTRNAKNEYKILLLGSGESGKSTIVKQMKIIHQNGYTPEELFVYRLTVIKNLIDSAQTIVLAMRQFKMEPEHLENRDNVYAIMQCQVEADANAALTPAMGKIIAALWKDPVISKLIQRSNEFYIMDNASYFFESAMRIARPDYVPSEQDVLNARSKTVGVLETRFRMGELSINLVDVGGQRSERNKWIHCFEAVTTILFCVALSEYDQALLEDSKQNRMAESLVLFESIINSRWFQQTSVVLMLNKIDIFRQKLPLRPLVDYFPEYTGGDDVGKAAKYILWRFTSVNHAKLNIYPHLTQATDTANIRLVFAAVKETLLQNSLRETGIL; this is encoded by the exons ATGGGTGCATGTCTATCGTCTGCCGGCGCgcccgagcagcgcgaccgCACGCACAGTGCACGAATCGACAAGCACTTGGAGGATAATACGCGGAATGCAAAGAACGAGTACAAGATTTTGCTGCTTGGCTCTGGCGAGTCTGGTAAATCGACGATTGTAAAGCAGATGAAGATCATCCACCAGAATGGGTATACGCCCGAGGAGCTGTTTGTGTACCGACTCACGGTGATCAAGAATTTGATAGACTCTGCACAGACCATTGTGCTTGCGATGCGGCAGTTCAAGATGGAGCCCGAGCACTTGGAAAACAGG GACAATGTGTATGCAATCATGCAGTGCCAGGTGGAAGCGGATGCGAACGCGGCGCTTACTCCCGCGATGGGAAAGATCATTGCAGCGCTGTGGAAAGACCCCGTCATCTCGAAACTCATACAGCGGAGCAATGAATTCTACATTATGGACAATGCGAGCTATTTCTTTGagagcgcgatgcgcattgCGAGGCCCGACTACGTGCCGAGCGAGCAGGATGTGCTGAatgcgcgctccaagacAGTCGGTGTCTTGGAGACGCGCTTCCGCATGGGCGAGCTCTCGATCAATCTGGTCGATGTCGGGGGGCAGCGCTCCGAGCGCAACAAGTGGATCCACTGCTTCGAGGCGGTCACCACGATCCTCTTCTGTGTCGCGTTGAGCGAGTACGACCAGGCGCTTTTGGAGGATAGCAAGCAGAACCGCATGGCGGAGAGTCTTGTCTTGTTTGAGAGCATTATCAACAGCC GCTGGTTCCAGCAAACCTCGGTGGTGCTCATGCTCAACAAGATCGACATATTTCGGCAGAAactgccgctgcgcccgtTGGTGGACTACTTTCCCGAGTATACCGGCGGCGACGATGTCGGCAAAGCCGCCAAGTACATCCTCTGGCGCTTCACCTCCGTCAACCACGCCAAACTCAACATTTACCCGCACCTGACGCAGGCGACGGACACGGCGA